In Jaculus jaculus isolate mJacJac1 chromosome 23, mJacJac1.mat.Y.cur, whole genome shotgun sequence, the following proteins share a genomic window:
- the Ndufa9 gene encoding NADH dehydrogenase [ubiquinone] 1 alpha subcomplex subunit 9, mitochondrial, which produces MAAAVHSRVVRAWPMSRPTIAAAATFPGPPRRQLHYALIPHGKGGRSSVSGIVATVFGATGFLGRYVVNHLGRMGSQVIIPYRCDTYDYMHLRPMGDLGQLIFLEWNARDKESIQRAVERSNVVINLVGRDWETRNFDFEDVFVKIPQAIAQISKAAGVERLVHVSHLNADIRSTSRYLRNKAVGDKEVRDAFPEATIVKPSDMFGREDRFLNHFANIRWFGGVPLVSLGMKTVKQPVYVADVSKGIINAIKDPDAVGKTFAFAGPNRYLLFDLVRYIFAMAHRPFIPYPLPHFAYRLVARLFEMSPFEPWTSRDKVERIHITDMKLPHLPGLEDLGIQATPLELKAIEVLRRHRTYRWLSAEIEETKPAKTVDF; this is translated from the exons GTCCCACCATTGCTGCGGCAGCAACGTTCCCCGGGCCGCCCCGTCGCCAGCTGCACTATGCGCTCATACCTCATGGGAAAGGCGGGCGCTCCTCTGTCAGCGGGATTGTGGCCACTGTGTTTGGAGCAACAGGATTTCTGGGCCGCTATGTCGTCAACCATCTCG GACGTATGGGGTCACAGGTGATCATACCCTATCGGTGTGACACGTATGATTATATGCACCTTCGTCCCATGGGTGACCTGGGCCAGCTTATCTTTCTG GAATGGAATGCGAGGGACAAAGAGTCtatccagagagcagtggagcGCAGCAACGTGGTCATCAATCTGGTCGGCAGGGACTGGGAAACCAG AAACTTTGATTTTGAGGATGTTTTTGTGAAGATTCCTCAAGCAATAGCTCAAATTTCCAAAGCAGCTGGCGTTGAGAGGCTTGTCCACGTGTCCCATCTCAATGCTGACATAAGGAGCACCTCGCGGTACTTGAGAAATAAG GCTGTTGGAGACAAAGAGGTGAGAGATGCATTTCCGGAAGCCACGATCGTAAAGCCCTCGGACATGTTCGGAAGAGAGGACAGGTTCCTCAATCATTTTGCAA ATATCCGTTGGTTTGGTGGTGTGCCTCTGGTTTCCTTGGGCATGAAGACGGTGAAGCAGCCAGTCTAT GTTGCAGATGTGTCCAAGGGGATCATTAATGCCATTAAAGACCCCGACGCCGTAGGGAAAACCTTTGCATTCGCTGG GCCAAATCGGTACCTGCTCTTTGACCTGGTGCGGTACATCTTTGCCATGGCCCACAGGCCCTTCATCCCGTACCCTTTGCCACACTTCGCCTACCG GTTGGTGGCTAGACTCTTCGAAATGAGCCCCTTTGAGCCCTGGACATCGAGGGACAAAGTGGAGCGG ATACACATCACAGACATGAAACTGCCCCATCTCCCCGGCTTGGAAGACCTGGGCATTCAGGCTACGCCGCTGGAGCTTAAGGCCATCGAGGTGCTGCGGCGTCATCGCACGTACCGCTGGCTGTCCGCGGAGATTGAGGAGACAAAGCCCGCCAAGACTGTGGACTTCTAG